One genomic segment of Balneolaceae bacterium includes these proteins:
- a CDS encoding heme-binding domain-containing protein, producing the protein MKSILKYILLTLLFIFIILQFFGVDKSVPEFNTNTDFLATHNPSSDVESIFRSACYDCHSYETTYPWYSNIQPVAWWLQDHIDEGRDEMNLSLWNEYSTEDADHLLEEMVEMVEEEEMPLPSYTWTHSDARLTDQQRENLTNWAANLRTSLQQKSDSTAATGSTN; encoded by the coding sequence ATGAAATCTATACTCAAATATATACTACTTACCCTGCTCTTCATATTTATCATTCTCCAGTTTTTTGGAGTTGACAAATCAGTACCTGAGTTTAATACGAATACAGATTTTTTGGCAACGCACAACCCCTCTTCTGATGTTGAATCCATTTTTAGATCTGCCTGCTACGACTGTCATTCTTACGAAACTACCTATCCCTGGTACTCCAATATTCAGCCGGTAGCCTGGTGGCTGCAAGATCATATTGATGAGGGCAGAGATGAGATGAATTTATCCCTGTGGAATGAATATTCTACCGAAGATGCAGATCACTTGCTGGAAGAGATGGTAGAAATGGTTGAAGAGGAAGAGATGCCGCTGCCATCATACACATGGACTCACTCGGATGCCCGTTTAACAGATCAGCAACGGGAAAATCTAACCAATTGGGCAGCTAATTTGCGCACCTCGCTGCAACAGAAGTCAGATTCTACAGCTGCAACGGGTAGTACAAATTAA
- a CDS encoding mechanosensitive ion channel family protein encodes MEPGLEIDNAYELVVGKLETWLSTAIEMLPNLALALLVLIVFYVVGKMLQKFVRTLLEKATTNKTVIDLAETVMSVIIIGIGLFFALSILNLDGTVTSLLAGAGIIGLALGFAFQDIAANFISGLLLTIRHPFGIGDIIQSNDYYGTVQKLNLRNTIVKTPQGQIVYIPNKVVYENPLTNFTKNYERRIDLECGISYGDDLEKVKKVATDAIQSIEHRNQNRDVEFYFKEFGASSINFVVRFWVDFRTNPDYWSPQSDAIMALKKAFDENDIMIPFPIRTLDFGIRGGEKLNTMLDDQKKVSGSSNSK; translated from the coding sequence ATGGAACCAGGTTTGGAAATTGATAATGCTTACGAACTTGTAGTAGGTAAACTGGAAACATGGTTGAGTACGGCCATTGAGATGCTGCCAAACTTAGCGTTGGCTCTCCTGGTACTGATTGTTTTTTATGTTGTAGGAAAGATGCTGCAAAAGTTTGTGCGCACTCTTCTGGAAAAAGCAACCACCAATAAAACCGTCATCGATCTGGCTGAGACGGTAATGTCGGTTATTATTATAGGTATTGGGCTCTTTTTTGCACTCAGTATTTTAAACCTTGATGGTACCGTTACAAGCCTGTTAGCCGGTGCTGGTATTATAGGTTTGGCTTTAGGTTTTGCATTTCAGGATATTGCGGCCAATTTCATCTCGGGTCTGTTGCTTACTATTCGTCATCCATTCGGAATCGGGGATATCATTCAGAGCAACGATTACTACGGAACGGTTCAGAAGTTGAATTTGCGAAACACCATCGTTAAAACACCACAGGGACAAATTGTTTACATACCCAACAAAGTAGTTTATGAGAACCCATTAACAAATTTCACGAAAAATTATGAGCGTCGTATTGATCTGGAATGCGGTATCTCTTATGGCGATGATTTGGAGAAAGTAAAGAAAGTAGCCACAGATGCTATTCAATCTATTGAACACAGAAATCAGAACCGCGATGTGGAATTCTACTTTAAAGAATTCGGTGCAAGTTCCATTAATTTTGTAGTTCGGTTTTGGGTTGATTTCAGAACCAATCCTGATTATTGGTCCCCCCAAAGCGATGCCATCATGGCCCTTAAAAAAGCTTTTGACGAAAACGACATTATGATTCCATTCCCAATCAGAACGCTCGATTTTGGAATCCGGGGCGGCGAAAAACTGAACACCATGCTGGATGACCAAAAGAAAGTTAGTGGTTCCTCAAACAGCAAATAG
- a CDS encoding glycoside hydrolase family 3 C-terminal domain-containing protein, giving the protein MEKKQAEALDKSSRSSKMERENQESGGWSRRDFLRGSLGSAGMLALSGTGLFQVLQGCSSQGSNTAFAERAAELISQMTIEEKISQLRYDAPAIDRLNIPQYNWWNECLHGVGRAGIATVFPQAIGMAATWNSSLFNEVANVISDEARAKHKAFTDAGRRDIYMGLTFWTPNINIVRDPRWGRGQETYGEDPFLTGSLANSFIRGLQGDDPDYYKVIATSKHFAVHNGPEPLRHSFDVDVSERDLHETYLPMFKTTVQDAKVASIMCAYNRFRGLPCCGSDPLLQEILRDDWGFDGYVVTDCWAVADFYEEGRHDFSDTAAEAAAISLKAGSDLNCGNSFPYLQEAYEQGLITEDDLDVALQRLFEARFKLGMFDDPSEVPFSNIPYSVVASDEHNETALQMARESIVLLKNDSTDNNPDPLLPLSKDLNSVAVIGPNADNYWSMLGNYHGTPAEAITPLNGIQNKLGDRVDVNYALGSHFAEGIPNLSVVDSEYLTPSEGDGNGLYGEYFENTEFEGEPAISRVDSQVDFIWKDDTPINGEMADRFSARWTGQLRAPVTGTYAIGLNGMNYFKLYFEGEERFDRQMTHSPWYRYFEVDLEAGETYDITVEFYSYGPDPQIQLTWEVPGTDLLAEAKEAAANSDVVVLCLGLNARMEGEEMDLEVDGFEGGDKTNLELPAPQENLLQEIHALGKPVVLVLMSGSAIAINWADENIPSILQAWYGGQAGGTAIADVLFGDYNPAGRLPVTFYKSINDLPEFTDYDMEGHTYKYFRGDVLYPFGFGLSYTNFEYSNLQLGSAQYSAQNGGEILVSADITNTGEMDGDEVVQLYLHYPEGSDPRLVKELKGYNRVHIPAGDTQTVEFVLNSDSFAHWSDEEESLTVQPGEIEVMIGRSSEDLLLTESLQITA; this is encoded by the coding sequence ATGGAGAAAAAACAAGCAGAAGCGTTGGATAAATCGAGTCGATCATCAAAAATGGAAAGAGAGAATCAGGAGAGCGGGGGTTGGTCACGGCGAGATTTTTTAAGAGGAAGTTTGGGCTCAGCCGGGATGCTTGCACTGTCTGGAACGGGATTATTCCAGGTACTCCAGGGATGCAGCTCTCAGGGCAGTAATACAGCATTCGCGGAACGGGCGGCTGAACTGATTAGCCAGATGACAATAGAAGAAAAAATATCCCAGCTACGGTATGATGCCCCCGCCATCGACCGGCTTAACATACCGCAATATAACTGGTGGAACGAGTGCCTGCACGGAGTGGGCCGGGCAGGAATTGCTACCGTGTTTCCGCAGGCAATTGGTATGGCCGCAACGTGGAACAGCTCTCTTTTTAACGAAGTAGCGAATGTAATTTCTGATGAAGCACGCGCCAAACACAAGGCATTTACAGATGCCGGCCGGCGCGATATCTACATGGGGCTGACGTTTTGGACGCCAAATATCAACATTGTTCGTGATCCGCGCTGGGGCCGCGGGCAGGAAACTTACGGCGAAGATCCATTTCTCACAGGGTCACTCGCTAACTCATTTATCCGGGGATTGCAGGGAGACGATCCCGACTATTATAAAGTGATAGCCACGTCTAAACATTTTGCAGTTCACAATGGCCCGGAACCTTTACGCCACTCATTCGATGTGGATGTGAGTGAACGCGATCTTCATGAAACCTATCTGCCGATGTTTAAAACCACTGTTCAGGATGCAAAAGTAGCGTCCATCATGTGTGCCTATAACCGGTTTCGGGGTTTGCCCTGCTGCGGCAGTGACCCGCTTTTACAGGAGATTTTACGTGATGACTGGGGATTTGACGGGTACGTAGTTACCGACTGCTGGGCTGTTGCCGATTTCTATGAGGAAGGCAGGCATGATTTTTCGGATACAGCTGCCGAAGCGGCGGCAATTTCACTGAAGGCAGGTTCAGATCTAAACTGCGGAAACTCATTCCCATATCTGCAGGAAGCGTATGAGCAGGGATTGATTACTGAAGACGACCTGGACGTGGCTCTGCAACGATTATTTGAAGCCAGGTTTAAACTGGGTATGTTCGATGATCCCTCTGAAGTTCCCTTCTCCAACATTCCCTATTCTGTTGTAGCAAGCGACGAGCATAACGAAACAGCGCTGCAAATGGCGAGAGAATCCATCGTACTGCTGAAAAACGATTCTACCGATAACAATCCTGATCCGCTGCTGCCGCTTTCGAAAGATCTGAACTCTGTAGCAGTTATCGGCCCCAATGCCGACAACTACTGGAGTATGCTTGGCAATTATCACGGGACGCCCGCAGAGGCGATAACGCCACTCAACGGTATCCAAAATAAACTGGGTGATCGGGTTGACGTGAACTACGCCCTGGGATCTCATTTTGCCGAGGGAATTCCCAACCTCAGTGTGGTGGATAGTGAATACCTGACTCCATCCGAGGGAGATGGAAACGGATTATATGGCGAATATTTTGAGAATACAGAGTTCGAGGGCGAACCGGCCATCAGTCGGGTTGATTCGCAAGTCGATTTTATATGGAAAGATGACACGCCGATCAACGGAGAAATGGCTGATCGATTTTCAGCCCGCTGGACCGGTCAGTTACGAGCGCCGGTAACCGGAACTTATGCGATCGGCCTGAATGGGATGAACTATTTCAAACTGTATTTTGAAGGTGAAGAACGATTCGACCGCCAGATGACCCACTCTCCCTGGTACCGGTATTTTGAGGTGGACCTGGAAGCGGGTGAGACCTACGACATAACCGTGGAGTTTTACAGCTATGGACCCGATCCGCAAATTCAACTCACGTGGGAAGTTCCAGGGACAGATCTGCTGGCCGAGGCAAAAGAAGCGGCTGCGAATTCCGATGTTGTTGTATTATGCCTGGGTTTAAATGCCCGTATGGAAGGTGAGGAGATGGACCTGGAGGTTGATGGCTTTGAAGGGGGCGACAAGACGAACCTGGAACTGCCGGCACCGCAGGAGAACCTGTTGCAAGAGATTCACGCATTGGGTAAGCCGGTTGTTCTTGTTCTGATGAGTGGAAGCGCAATCGCCATAAATTGGGCAGATGAAAACATCCCGTCCATATTACAGGCGTGGTATGGCGGACAGGCCGGAGGAACCGCCATTGCCGACGTGCTTTTCGGAGACTACAATCCCGCCGGACGTTTGCCGGTAACGTTCTACAAATCAATTAATGATCTGCCCGAGTTTACCGATTACGATATGGAAGGACATACCTACAAATATTTTAGAGGTGATGTTCTCTATCCATTTGGCTTCGGCTTGTCGTACACCAATTTTGAATACTCCAATTTACAACTTGGAAGTGCTCAATATTCGGCTCAAAATGGAGGAGAGATTTTAGTCAGTGCAGACATTACCAATACCGGTGAGATGGATGGTGATGAGGTTGTTCAGCTTTACCTGCACTACCCGGAAGGAAGCGACCCAAGACTTGTGAAAGAGCTGAAAGGGTACAACCGGGTTCACATTCCGGCGGGAGATACACAAACCGTAGAGTTTGTTCTCAATTCCGATTCATTTGCTCACTGGAGTGATGAGGAAGAATCATTAACGGTTCAACCCGGAGAAATAGAAGTGATGATTGGACGATCATCAGAGGATCTCCTGTTAACGGAATCACTACAAATTACCGCGTAA